A portion of the Rhodothermales bacterium genome contains these proteins:
- a CDS encoding polyprenol monophosphomannose synthase translates to MSGRSVVLIPTYNEAANIGSALERVLTLPDPLAVIVIDDGSPDGTADIVRAYQARFPDAVELIERSGKLGLGTAYIAGFRHAIARGFDCICEMDADLSHNPDDLPALVRPVCDGTADLAIGSRYIDGVRVMNWPLSRLILSYGAGIYTRAITRLPVQDVTAGFKCYHRRVLEAIDLDAVLSNGYSFQVEMKYRAWRKGFRLVEIPIVFTERTEGQSKMSKKIVWEAMRKVWELRFRDAFRRL, encoded by the coding sequence ATGTCCGGACGTTCTGTGGTCCTGATCCCCACCTACAACGAGGCAGCCAATATCGGCAGCGCCCTCGAGCGTGTGCTGACGTTGCCCGATCCCCTCGCCGTCATCGTCATCGACGACGGCTCGCCGGACGGCACGGCGGATATCGTACGCGCCTACCAGGCCCGCTTTCCGGACGCCGTCGAACTCATCGAGCGCTCCGGCAAACTGGGCCTCGGCACGGCGTACATCGCCGGCTTTCGCCATGCTATCGCCCGCGGATTCGACTGCATCTGCGAGATGGACGCCGATCTCTCCCACAACCCGGACGATCTGCCGGCCCTCGTCCGCCCCGTTTGTGACGGCACGGCGGACCTCGCCATCGGCTCACGGTACATCGATGGCGTGCGGGTCATGAACTGGCCACTCAGCCGGCTCATCCTATCCTACGGCGCCGGCATCTATACCCGCGCGATCACCCGCCTGCCCGTGCAGGATGTCACCGCCGGCTTCAAGTGTTACCACCGGCGCGTCCTCGAGGCGATCGACCTGGACGCCGTCCTCTCGAATGGCTACTCGTTCCAGGTCGAGATGAAATACCGCGCCTGGCGAAAAGGCTTCCGTCTCGTTGAGATCCCCATCGTATTCACCGAACGCACCGAGGGGCAATCCAAGATGAGCAAAAAAATCGTGTGGGAGGCCATGCGCAAAGTGTGGGAACTGCGGTTTCGGGATGCCTTCCGTCGTCTTTGA